One segment of Paenibacillus sp. FSL R7-0337 DNA contains the following:
- a CDS encoding ATP-dependent helicase: protein MEWINPRQICLVRKKADGSATTIQLSNKFPEAYIASYEKHLDVGKAGPGTGKTRVITSRIAYMFESGRLMDSKRILAITFTNKASNEMKSRASAISTVDQKRLRIGTFHNFCMWVLKAYGDKINMNREFTFISTAHQMHLLQSVVKGTQLKRKPKDFKSRISELKNSSTDFKDYMDKTENGGEINFHAGAVEYQRRMNANNLIDYDDAILQTATLFKEKPSILELYQNAFPYILVDEMQDTNRMQLELIRLLSSKAEHVMAVADDDQSIYGWRGALPTIIQEYIDLLQAKKIVLNENYRSPQKVLDVANRLIKFNDDRTEKGLIGRANKEGDGVWGKVFSTWEEEADWVTNKIKDLHKAGME from the coding sequence TTGGAATGGATCAATCCGCGCCAAATCTGTTTGGTTCGAAAAAAGGCTGATGGAAGCGCAACGACTATTCAGCTTTCTAATAAGTTTCCCGAAGCCTATATCGCATCTTATGAAAAGCATTTGGATGTCGGAAAAGCAGGACCAGGTACGGGGAAAACACGCGTAATCACAAGTAGAATCGCCTATATGTTCGAATCAGGGAGACTAATGGATTCCAAACGAATACTGGCAATTACGTTTACCAATAAAGCCTCAAATGAAATGAAATCAAGAGCTAGTGCAATTAGTACGGTAGACCAGAAGCGCTTAAGGATTGGTACATTTCATAATTTCTGCATGTGGGTCTTAAAAGCGTATGGAGACAAAATCAACATGAACCGAGAGTTTACGTTTATCTCTACAGCGCATCAAATGCATTTACTACAGAGTGTTGTAAAAGGCACACAGCTAAAAAGGAAACCTAAAGACTTTAAAAGCAGAATTAGCGAGTTGAAGAACTCCTCAACTGATTTCAAAGACTACATGGACAAGACCGAAAATGGAGGAGAAATAAACTTTCATGCTGGAGCAGTGGAATATCAGCGGCGCATGAATGCCAATAACTTGATTGATTATGATGACGCGATCCTTCAGACAGCTACATTATTTAAAGAAAAACCAAGCATTCTGGAACTTTACCAAAATGCATTTCCCTATATTTTAGTCGACGAGATGCAGGATACCAATCGAATGCAGCTTGAGCTTATTCGTTTGCTCAGCAGTAAAGCAGAGCACGTAATGGCTGTTGCCGACGATGATCAATCCATTTATGGGTGGAGAGGTGCATTACCCACTATCATACAAGAATATATTGATCTATTGCAGGCGAAGAAAATCGTGTTAAACGAAAATTATCGCTCCCCTCAAAAAGTCCTTGATGTCGCGAATCGTTTGATTAAGTTTAATGATGATCGAACAGAGAAAGGTTTAATTGGTCGAGCAAACAAAGAAGGAGATGGGGTTTGGGGAAAGGTTTTTAGTACGTGGGAAGAGGAAGCAGATTGGGTGACAAATAAGATCAAAGATCTTCATAAAGCAGGAATGGAATAA
- a CDS encoding SNF2-related protein: MTQLFRNSLPQEKVTSAPLLPVPLSFERNWLHDLESRLDKGGPWGDWRLSRLAVQGEQSGLVTSFDELQCMKHLSGLSPLPHQLDTAHKVLFEMSGRAILADEVGLGKTIEAGLVLKEYLVRGLVSKVLILVPASLVLQWVRELNTKFGISAVAQKKAYSWGNDIVVASMDTAKRDPHKEMLLSQEYDMLIIDEAHKLKNKKSTNYLFVQQLRKKYCLLLTATPVQNDLGELFNLITLLKPGQLGNQGDFATNFVVDKRQPKNEVKLRGELSKVMIRNRRGEGPVNFTKRKVRNIPLTLSAEEKALYDGVTAFVKEQYQEAGGNLSSMLSLVTLQREVCSSRDAVFVTLVNLIKKLPADSPKRERMMGLLQTIRTVKTNTKAEKTMELIQQMNEKVIVFTEYRATQEYLLQYFREHGLQCVTYSGGMNRGKKDWMMDLFRGRAQVMIATEAGGEGINLQFCHHMINFDLPWNPMRVEQRIGRVHRLGQENDVVIYNLSTEGTIEEHILHLLHEKINMFEMVIGGLDVILERFEQKGSLEKSLYKIVLEAGSDEELRSGLDTIGDSLSELTHAKLDDSGVPN, encoded by the coding sequence ATGACGCAATTATTCCGCAATTCCTTGCCCCAAGAGAAGGTAACTTCTGCGCCGCTGCTGCCTGTTCCTCTATCTTTTGAGCGTAACTGGCTGCATGATCTGGAATCGAGACTCGATAAAGGGGGACCGTGGGGCGACTGGCGCTTATCCCGCCTTGCTGTACAGGGAGAGCAGTCGGGCCTGGTTACCAGCTTCGATGAGCTGCAGTGTATGAAGCATCTGTCCGGGCTGTCTCCGCTTCCCCATCAGCTGGATACGGCGCACAAAGTGCTGTTCGAGATGTCAGGACGGGCGATTCTGGCTGATGAAGTCGGACTTGGCAAGACCATCGAAGCGGGGCTCGTGCTGAAGGAATATCTGGTGCGCGGGCTGGTGAGCAAGGTTCTGATTCTGGTGCCGGCCTCGCTTGTCCTGCAATGGGTGCGGGAGCTGAATACGAAGTTCGGAATCTCTGCCGTAGCGCAAAAGAAAGCCTATTCCTGGGGCAATGACATTGTCGTCGCCTCGATGGATACAGCCAAGCGTGACCCGCATAAGGAAATGCTGCTTAGCCAGGAGTATGACATGCTGATTATCGACGAAGCCCATAAGCTGAAGAACAAGAAATCGACGAATTATCTGTTCGTACAGCAGCTCCGCAAAAAATACTGCCTGCTGCTCACCGCCACCCCCGTGCAGAACGATCTCGGCGAGCTGTTCAATCTGATCACGCTGCTGAAGCCGGGCCAGCTTGGGAATCAGGGCGATTTTGCTACCAATTTCGTAGTAGATAAGCGCCAGCCCAAGAATGAGGTTAAGCTTCGGGGCGAGCTGTCCAAGGTCATGATCCGCAACCGCCGGGGCGAAGGCCCGGTGAATTTCACCAAGCGCAAGGTGCGCAATATCCCCCTCACTCTCTCTGCAGAGGAGAAGGCGCTGTATGACGGCGTGACTGCTTTTGTCAAAGAACAGTATCAGGAGGCGGGCGGCAATCTCAGCAGTATGCTCTCCCTGGTCACGCTTCAGCGTGAGGTGTGCAGCAGCCGGGATGCGGTGTTCGTCACGCTGGTGAATCTGATTAAGAAGCTTCCGGCCGATTCTCCGAAGCGCGAGCGGATGATGGGGCTGCTCCAGACGATCCGTACGGTCAAGACGAATACCAAGGCGGAGAAGACGATGGAGTTAATCCAGCAAATGAATGAGAAGGTGATCGTCTTCACCGAATACCGCGCCACGCAGGAGTATCTGCTTCAGTATTTCCGCGAGCATGGACTGCAATGTGTGACGTATTCGGGCGGGATGAACCGCGGCAAAAAAGACTGGATGATGGACCTCTTCCGCGGACGCGCCCAGGTGATGATTGCCACCGAAGCCGGCGGCGAAGGGATTAACCTGCAGTTCTGCCACCATATGATCAATTTCGATCTGCCCTGGAACCCGATGCGGGTCGAGCAGCGGATCGGCCGGGTCCACCGGCTCGGTCAGGAGAATGATGTGGTCATCTACAACCTCTCCACCGAAGGGACGATTGAAGAGCATATCCTTCACCTGCTGCATGAGAAAATCAACATGTTCGAGATGGTCATCGGCGGGCTGGATGTCATTCTGGAGCGCTTCGAGCAGAAAGGCTCGCTTGAGAAAAGCCTGTACAAAATCGTTCTCGAAGCGGGCAGCGACGAGGAGCTGCGCAGCGGGCTGGATACGATCGGCGATTCGCTCAGCGAGCTGACCCACGCCAAGCTGGATGATAGCGGGGTGCCTAACTGA
- a CDS encoding AAA family ATPase, translating to MVDIEEIDGQEAWFLSLVFNCIYDKDTKESEPSLVYGRQVERTVGFTEKRLISFYYQDALRDHRTIKSNKDSLFDRILQQIDLSAEETVILEKLDEAGDSLKDNVDISAFVDGVSEVTRRIIEMPDINDLLRLTVAASSSVDIKKNIQLQLKHAGSDRYLNIEQLGLGLQSVLTVSVFRAFAGIGKLREGIFAIDEPESHLYPPHRDPCTEKFWNSPK from the coding sequence ATGGTGGATATCGAAGAGATAGACGGACAAGAAGCATGGTTTTTATCTCTTGTGTTTAACTGCATTTACGACAAGGATACAAAAGAAAGCGAACCTTCCTTAGTTTACGGAAGACAGGTAGAGCGGACAGTTGGTTTCACGGAAAAGCGACTGATTTCGTTTTATTACCAAGATGCGCTTCGTGACCATCGTACCATCAAATCGAATAAGGACAGTTTATTTGACCGTATTCTTCAGCAAATCGATCTTTCCGCAGAGGAAACAGTTATTCTCGAAAAACTTGATGAAGCGGGAGATTCCCTAAAAGATAACGTCGATATCAGTGCCTTTGTAGACGGTGTATCAGAGGTTACTCGTCGAATCATCGAGATGCCCGATATCAATGACCTTTTGCGTCTTACAGTAGCAGCTTCTTCAAGCGTTGATATTAAGAAAAATATCCAATTGCAACTAAAGCACGCAGGAAGTGATCGATATTTGAATATTGAGCAATTGGGTCTAGGACTGCAAAGTGTCTTAACCGTGAGTGTTTTTAGGGCATTTGCAGGAATTGGTAAGCTTCGAGAAGGGATATTTGCTATAGATGAACCTGAGTCGCACTTGTACCCGCCTCACAGAGATCCATGTACCGAGAAATTTTGGAACTCTCCAAAATGA
- a CDS encoding adenosylcobalamin-dependent ribonucleoside-diphosphate reductase, with product MSIVEHNKRLEGLSEKIFLDRYAWKDADSNNAKVGDVVLVLTKDDPKFPTKEVGEIVERTGRIVTVRTRSGELVQSDVEKLTLNIEKTPEEMWDRLAAAMASVEKTPELQEEWTSRFRSILDDWKLVPGGRIAAGAGASEELTLFNCYVIPSPKDSRGGIMETLSEMTEIMARGGGVGINLSSLRPRRAIVRGVNGSSSGSVSWGGLFSYTTGLIEQGGSRRGALMLMINDWHPDVLDFITVKQTMGQVTNANLSVCVSNSFMKAVKEDLDWELVFPDTTDPDYDTLWDGDLDKWKADNRRVIPYRTVRARDIWQTIIESAWKSAEPGVVFMEYYNQMSNSWYFNRIICTNPCGEQGLPGWGVCNLSAVNLSKFYDAEKHEVDWADLARTTRYSVRFLDNVIDKTPYHFPENEANQKLERRVGLGTMGLAELMIKLNIRYGSPESLEFLDKLYGFMAREAYLASAEIAGEKGSFQAFDTDKYLQSGFMRNITEVYPEVSESIRKHGMRNVTVITQAPTGSTGTMVGTSTGIEPYFAFKYFRQSRLGYDEQFVPIAQEWLEAHPGEELPEYFVTSMDLSAKDHIRAQAAIQRWVDSSISKTANCPSDFTVEETAELYEMAFDLGCKGVTIYRDGSRDVQVLETTKKEDKKDAAAEVKSVEAKETEPAATINVTAKPMTMEAAPGLQPAASGVDKQYKKRPQVLRGATYKINTPFGMAYITINDLDGIPAEIFLNVGKAGSDVFAMAEALGRVCSLFLRYGDHGEKVGLLIKHLKGIGGSGAIGFGANRVESIADAVAKALETHVLNNAHDDHIPAPIAATLELDFNDALSAELKSTVPVAATHDNHGSHDAHSHATASRDLCPSCGSASLINIEGCKTCGNCGYSRCG from the coding sequence TTGAGTATAGTGGAACACAACAAGCGTCTAGAGGGTCTGAGCGAGAAAATATTCCTGGACCGTTACGCCTGGAAGGACGCGGACAGCAATAATGCCAAGGTAGGCGATGTGGTGCTTGTCCTGACCAAAGACGATCCGAAGTTCCCGACCAAGGAGGTCGGCGAGATTGTGGAGCGCACAGGCCGGATCGTTACGGTTCGAACCCGCAGCGGCGAGCTGGTGCAGTCGGATGTAGAGAAGCTGACGCTGAACATCGAGAAGACGCCGGAGGAGATGTGGGACCGTCTTGCGGCCGCGATGGCTTCTGTAGAGAAGACGCCCGAGCTTCAGGAGGAGTGGACAAGCCGGTTCCGTTCGATTCTGGATGACTGGAAGCTGGTTCCGGGCGGGCGGATTGCGGCAGGCGCAGGGGCAAGCGAGGAGCTTACATTGTTCAACTGCTATGTCATTCCTTCTCCAAAAGACAGCCGGGGCGGCATCATGGAGACCCTCTCCGAGATGACCGAGATTATGGCCCGCGGCGGCGGGGTAGGCATCAATCTGTCCTCGCTGCGCCCGCGCCGCGCTATTGTCCGTGGGGTGAACGGTTCCTCTAGCGGCTCTGTGTCCTGGGGCGGCCTCTTCAGCTATACCACCGGACTGATTGAACAAGGCGGCAGCCGCCGCGGCGCGCTGATGCTGATGATCAACGACTGGCATCCGGATGTGCTGGATTTCATTACCGTGAAGCAGACCATGGGCCAGGTGACGAACGCCAACCTGTCGGTATGCGTAAGTAATAGCTTCATGAAGGCTGTGAAGGAGGATCTGGATTGGGAGCTGGTCTTCCCCGACACGACTGACCCGGATTACGACACCCTGTGGGACGGCGATCTCGATAAATGGAAGGCGGATAACCGCCGCGTCATTCCTTACCGTACTGTCAGAGCACGCGATATCTGGCAGACGATTATCGAATCGGCCTGGAAATCTGCAGAGCCGGGCGTTGTTTTCATGGAGTATTATAATCAGATGTCTAATAGCTGGTATTTCAATCGGATTATATGCACTAATCCTTGCGGTGAACAGGGCCTGCCCGGCTGGGGCGTGTGCAACCTGTCTGCCGTCAATCTCTCCAAGTTCTACGATGCCGAGAAGCATGAAGTGGACTGGGCAGATCTGGCGAGAACCACCCGGTATTCCGTTCGCTTTCTGGATAATGTCATCGACAAGACACCGTATCATTTCCCGGAAAATGAAGCGAACCAGAAGCTCGAACGCCGCGTAGGCCTCGGCACAATGGGACTGGCGGAGCTGATGATTAAGCTGAATATCCGCTACGGCAGCCCCGAGTCACTGGAATTCTTAGACAAGCTCTACGGCTTCATGGCCCGCGAGGCCTATCTGGCTTCGGCTGAGATTGCAGGAGAGAAGGGCTCGTTCCAGGCCTTTGACACCGACAAATATTTGCAGAGCGGCTTTATGCGGAATATTACTGAGGTCTACCCGGAGGTCAGCGAATCGATCCGTAAGCATGGCATGCGCAACGTGACTGTAATCACCCAGGCTCCTACAGGCAGTACCGGAACTATGGTGGGTACATCTACAGGCATCGAGCCATACTTCGCCTTCAAATATTTCCGCCAGAGCCGTCTTGGTTATGACGAGCAGTTCGTGCCGATCGCCCAGGAATGGCTGGAAGCCCATCCGGGAGAGGAGCTGCCGGAATACTTCGTCACTTCGATGGACCTATCCGCCAAGGATCATATCCGCGCTCAGGCTGCTATTCAGCGCTGGGTGGACAGTTCGATCTCCAAGACCGCGAACTGTCCGTCCGACTTCACAGTGGAAGAGACCGCCGAACTGTATGAAATGGCCTTCGATCTGGGCTGCAAAGGCGTGACCATCTACCGTGACGGCAGTCGTGACGTACAGGTGCTGGAAACTACGAAGAAGGAAGATAAGAAGGATGCTGCGGCAGAAGTTAAGTCAGTGGAGGCCAAGGAAACAGAACCGGCTGCTACGATTAATGTCACTGCAAAGCCAATGACTATGGAAGCTGCTCCAGGTTTACAGCCGGCGGCCAGCGGAGTAGACAAACAATACAAGAAGCGCCCGCAGGTGCTGCGCGGTGCGACCTATAAGATCAACACGCCGTTCGGCATGGCGTATATCACCATCAACGATCTTGACGGCATCCCAGCCGAGATCTTCCTGAACGTCGGCAAGGCTGGCTCTGACGTCTTCGCCATGGCGGAAGCCCTGGGCCGCGTCTGCTCGTTGTTCCTACGCTACGGCGACCACGGCGAGAAGGTTGGCCTGCTGATCAAGCACCTCAAGGGCATCGGCGGCTCCGGCGCCATCGGCTTCGGCGCGAACCGCGTAGAATCCATCGCTGACGCTGTGGCCAAAGCCCTAGAGACTCATGTGCTGAACAACGCCCATGACGACCATATCCCGGCACCCATCGCAGCCACGCTGGAGCTTGATTTCAACGATGCGCTCAGCGCTGAGCTGAAATCCACCGTTCCTGTGGCTGCTACCCACGATAACCACGGCAGTCATGACGCGCACAGCCATGCTACAGCCTCGCGGGATCTTTGCCCTTCCTGCGGTAGTGCTTCGCTGATTAATATTGAGGGCTGTAAGACTTGCGGGAATTGCGGGTATAGCCGGTGTGGGTGA
- a CDS encoding YqhG family protein has protein sequence MMLTPTEVRKQVMDYLEATECTILESSPLHVTVKLSPRADRMLTDRPYYWGFVERTGVDPETLSFSFVFDPQKYDELAAQAAAPAARPRGGSSRPAGAGAPPGPARAADAEAAAEPLGTAQVPGAALPPGVSAAPEDSILARYFGIVPVLPRLGPGMIRREDVTYGSKRLRQIWSAARDEGRCLQLFEDPGLRQRTTLFSAAYEPWLAVCYKVEMTCDLKREELHFIAVSLTSGLIVPDFEARLSGKELTPRLPENIHVQPFELGITDGADRLEGYLTSKLALLDYTWAEEARTRLELELSIVDIYYAELLKEPEEEKRLATLEQYNRRRQETSWQYEPQIAVSAVTYGLFHLRST, from the coding sequence CTGATGCTGACACCTACAGAAGTGCGCAAGCAGGTCATGGATTATCTGGAAGCGACCGAATGCACCATTCTCGAATCCTCTCCGCTGCATGTGACGGTAAAGCTCTCCCCGCGCGCAGACCGGATGTTGACGGACCGCCCTTATTATTGGGGCTTCGTGGAGCGCACGGGCGTAGATCCCGAGACCCTCTCCTTCAGCTTCGTCTTCGACCCGCAGAAGTACGATGAACTGGCCGCGCAGGCCGCTGCGCCTGCGGCCCGCCCGCGCGGCGGGTCCAGCCGCCCGGCAGGGGCGGGAGCACCGCCGGGCCCGGCCCGCGCAGCGGATGCCGAAGCTGCTGCGGAGCCGCTCGGCACAGCGCAGGTGCCGGGAGCGGCGCTGCCGCCCGGGGTCTCGGCTGCGCCGGAGGACAGCATCCTAGCGCGGTACTTCGGCATCGTTCCGGTGCTGCCGCGACTCGGACCGGGGATGATCCGCCGCGAGGATGTAACCTACGGCAGCAAGCGCCTGCGGCAGATCTGGTCGGCGGCGCGGGACGAAGGCCGGTGCCTCCAGCTGTTCGAGGACCCTGGCCTTAGGCAGCGGACGACCTTGTTCTCGGCCGCCTACGAGCCGTGGCTGGCGGTCTGCTACAAGGTCGAGATGACCTGTGACCTGAAGCGCGAGGAGCTGCATTTCATCGCAGTCTCTTTAACCTCCGGGCTGATCGTCCCGGACTTCGAGGCCCGGCTGAGCGGCAAGGAGCTGACGCCACGGTTGCCGGAGAACATTCATGTCCAGCCGTTCGAGCTGGGGATTACGGACGGGGCCGACCGGCTGGAGGGATATCTGACATCGAAGCTGGCACTGCTGGATTACACCTGGGCGGAAGAAGCCCGCACACGGCTGGAGCTGGAGCTTAGCATCGTGGACATCTACTATGCGGAGCTGCTGAAGGAACCGGAAGAAGAGAAGCGGCTAGCCACCCTTGAGCAGTATAACCGCCGCCGCCAGGAGACCTCGTGGCAGTATGAGCCGCAGATTGCAGTTTCTGCCGTAACGTACGGATTGTTTCATCTGCGCAGCACATAG
- a CDS encoding ATP-binding protein has protein sequence MKKIQITTKGIKKSLKKFTYLQSVSEYIWNGFDAKATTIEMHTTNSELDAVSDIKITDNGYGISLVELERKFTPFFESEKQVDPLMRERNIRSATHGKNGIGRLTFHRFCSEAQWITTYLDGEEIKRYVITVNENSLDTYETSIPELASAGTGTCVLLKGITYKDFNLADLKRFLCKEFGWFLELNADKSFAITINGERLDYSRVVGDLEFFTVRYDATNTEFKVKYVRWEERMNLEYSKYYFLDQLGNEKHKINTRFNNKGDTFYHSLYIESQIFNDFHFGEVQPAEIALFGYDQNSDEYKFLIENLNKFLKEKRKPFLKEYTDTIIKDLKVVEAFPKYGNNSWDKARQDELEELIRELYQVEPKLFSKLNVEQKKTFVRFLDLIMDSGEQERLFDILNGIVELNSDERTELADVLKKTRLTNVIKTIRLIQDRYKAINELKQIVYDEELMANEVKHLQQFVEKHYWIFGEQYHLVTAAEPKFEEALRRHVHLLTGKEIDGHIEHVDKRKEMDIFMVRWDKQIDKVRNVVVELKHPSVPLGKKQYDQVISYLDVIMNQEEFNSSQMEWEFILIGNKPDKSGFIENLYENVMNHGERSRGLVYKIKKYKVYVRTWADIFTEFEVKHKFLDDKLQLERLELSEKYYDHADEIINELEGNSAIMAGQHTLKTTNT, from the coding sequence ATGAAAAAAATCCAAATAACAACTAAAGGGATAAAGAAATCGCTAAAGAAATTTACTTATTTACAATCGGTATCGGAATATATCTGGAACGGTTTTGATGCAAAGGCAACCACTATCGAAATGCATACTACAAATAGTGAGTTGGATGCAGTAAGTGATATTAAGATTACCGATAATGGTTATGGAATTAGTTTAGTCGAATTAGAGCGTAAATTCACTCCCTTCTTTGAATCTGAAAAACAGGTTGATCCACTGATGCGTGAGAGGAATATACGCTCCGCAACCCATGGGAAAAACGGAATAGGTCGACTGACATTTCATCGTTTCTGTTCCGAGGCACAATGGATTACTACCTACTTAGATGGAGAAGAAATAAAGCGTTATGTAATAACCGTCAATGAAAACAGTTTAGATACATATGAAACGTCTATTCCCGAGCTAGCTTCGGCTGGAACAGGGACATGCGTGCTTTTGAAAGGTATTACATATAAAGATTTTAATCTTGCAGATTTAAAAAGGTTCTTATGTAAAGAATTCGGTTGGTTTCTAGAACTTAATGCGGATAAATCCTTCGCAATAACAATCAATGGAGAACGACTTGATTATTCTAGGGTAGTTGGGGATTTAGAGTTTTTTACGGTCAGGTATGATGCAACCAATACTGAATTTAAAGTGAAATATGTGCGCTGGGAAGAACGAATGAATTTAGAATATTCTAAATATTATTTCTTAGATCAACTTGGAAATGAAAAGCATAAAATCAACACTCGATTCAACAACAAGGGAGATACATTTTATCATAGCCTATATATTGAAAGTCAAATATTTAACGATTTCCATTTTGGAGAGGTTCAACCAGCCGAAATCGCTTTATTTGGATACGATCAAAATTCGGATGAATATAAATTTTTAATCGAGAACCTTAACAAATTTCTAAAAGAAAAACGCAAGCCATTTTTAAAAGAATATACAGATACCATTATTAAAGATTTGAAAGTAGTTGAGGCATTCCCGAAGTATGGTAATAACTCATGGGATAAGGCAAGGCAAGATGAATTAGAAGAACTGATACGTGAGTTGTATCAAGTAGAACCTAAGCTTTTCTCTAAATTGAATGTGGAGCAGAAGAAGACCTTTGTTCGCTTCCTGGATCTCATCATGGATTCAGGTGAGCAAGAGCGCCTTTTTGATATTTTGAATGGAATAGTTGAACTGAACAGTGACGAACGAACGGAATTAGCAGATGTATTGAAGAAAACAAGGCTAACCAATGTAATAAAAACCATTCGATTGATACAAGATCGATACAAGGCCATAAATGAATTAAAGCAGATTGTATATGATGAAGAACTGATGGCAAATGAAGTGAAGCATCTACAGCAATTTGTGGAAAAACATTATTGGATATTTGGGGAACAATATCACCTAGTAACAGCAGCAGAGCCTAAATTTGAGGAAGCACTACGTCGACATGTTCACTTGCTAACGGGAAAAGAGATTGATGGGCATATTGAGCATGTGGACAAACGTAAAGAAATGGATATTTTTATGGTTAGATGGGACAAACAAATTGATAAAGTACGTAACGTTGTAGTGGAATTAAAGCATCCTTCTGTACCCTTAGGTAAGAAGCAATATGATCAGGTTATAAGCTATCTGGATGTAATCATGAACCAAGAAGAGTTTAATTCGTCACAGATGGAGTGGGAGTTCATTTTGATTGGGAATAAACCAGATAAGTCAGGTTTCATTGAAAACCTATATGAGAATGTTATGAACCATGGTGAGCGATCACGCGGATTGGTCTATAAAATAAAAAAATATAAAGTTTACGTAAGAACATGGGCTGATATTTTTACTGAATTTGAAGTGAAACATAAGTTTCTGGATGATAAGTTACAACTGGAAAGATTGGAACTTAGTGAAAAATATTATGATCATGCTGACGAAATTATTAATGAACTAGAAGGTAATTCTGCAATCATGGCGGGTCAACATACCCTGAAAACAACTAATACTTAG
- a CDS encoding 3'-5' exonuclease, which produces MLEKRIHFQHFGKNFENKSVLLTELIIVAMKLIADPNNEVILGALMNAFAKRYELNEDFDLYGHYETNLGSVTLDKLSAMFAEDEVEATIKRMATYCLSANSIRSFVQIFDGLYEALDIETDLEKFDEATSYEEKRHLVLLRDRISKSISTSLTDMLAEIDLNDDSNHIDQQVNKVGVTTFHTAKGLEYKAVFIKALEDHFIPGRSGGKPDKEQEERCGLYVAVTRAESKLFITYSEQRSNWNGYLESVNPSRFLKEMKKPKDT; this is translated from the coding sequence TTGCTTGAGAAAAGAATTCATTTCCAGCATTTCGGGAAAAATTTTGAAAACAAAAGTGTACTTTTAACCGAATTAATCATCGTAGCAATGAAGCTAATTGCAGATCCCAACAATGAGGTGATTCTAGGAGCTTTAATGAATGCTTTTGCCAAACGTTATGAGCTGAATGAGGATTTTGATTTGTATGGTCATTACGAAACGAACCTCGGCAGCGTAACTCTTGATAAACTATCCGCTATGTTTGCTGAAGATGAAGTGGAAGCTACGATTAAGAGAATGGCAACGTATTGCCTCTCAGCAAATAGTATTAGGTCATTTGTCCAGATCTTTGATGGGCTCTATGAAGCGCTCGATATTGAGACGGATTTAGAGAAGTTCGATGAGGCAACAAGTTATGAAGAAAAGCGTCATCTTGTCCTTTTGAGAGATAGAATATCTAAGTCGATTTCCACATCACTTACGGATATGTTGGCAGAAATAGATTTGAATGATGATTCAAATCATATTGATCAACAGGTAAACAAGGTTGGGGTGACCACTTTTCACACAGCAAAGGGGCTTGAATACAAAGCGGTATTCATTAAAGCACTTGAAGATCACTTTATCCCTGGAAGAAGTGGTGGGAAGCCCGATAAAGAACAGGAAGAGCGGTGTGGCTTATATGTAGCTGTTACACGAGCAGAAAGTAAGTTGTTTATAACCTATTCGGAGCAGCGTTCAAATTGGAATGGGTACCTGGAAAGCGTCAATCCATCAAGGTTTTTGAAAGAGATGAAAAAGCCAAAAGACACGTAA